A genome region from Colwellia sp. Arc7-D includes the following:
- the accD gene encoding acetyl-CoA carboxylase, carboxyltransferase subunit beta, which translates to MSWIEKILPKAKATQKRNIPEGVWSKCSSCNAVLYKVELDRQMSVCPKCDHHMRISARKRIDGFLDQGERVELGEEFEAQDILKFKDSKRYKDRISAAQKSTGEKDALVVMRGELHGQPIVVAAFEFGFLGGSMASVVGARFVKGVEYCLKHNVPFVCFSASGGARMQEALFSLMQMAKTSAALAKMSEKGLPYVSVLTDPTMGGVSASLAMLGDINVAEPKALIGFAGPRVIEQTVREKLPEGFQRSEFLKEKGAIDIIVDRREMRSTLARMLAKFMGQDSPAA; encoded by the coding sequence ATGAGCTGGATTGAAAAGATTCTCCCAAAAGCAAAAGCAACACAAAAAAGAAATATTCCAGAAGGTGTTTGGAGTAAGTGTTCTAGCTGTAACGCGGTGCTTTATAAAGTTGAGCTAGATCGACAAATGTCAGTTTGTCCAAAGTGTGATCATCACATGCGTATTTCTGCACGCAAACGTATCGATGGTTTTCTTGACCAAGGCGAGCGAGTTGAACTAGGTGAAGAGTTTGAAGCACAAGATATTCTTAAATTTAAAGACTCTAAACGCTATAAAGATCGTATTTCAGCGGCGCAAAAAAGTACCGGTGAAAAAGATGCGCTAGTGGTTATGAGAGGCGAACTTCATGGGCAACCTATTGTGGTAGCTGCATTTGAATTTGGTTTCTTGGGTGGCTCAATGGCGTCTGTTGTTGGTGCTCGCTTTGTTAAAGGTGTCGAATATTGTTTAAAGCATAACGTACCCTTTGTTTGTTTTTCTGCCAGTGGCGGCGCACGTATGCAAGAAGCATTGTTTTCACTAATGCAAATGGCAAAAACCAGTGCAGCATTAGCTAAAATGAGTGAAAAAGGCCTTCCTTATGTTTCAGTGCTAACCGATCCTACTATGGGTGGTGTTTCAGCAAGTTTAGCTATGTTAGGTGACATTAATGTTGCCGAGCCTAAAGCATTAATTGGCTTTGCAGGTCCGCGCGTTATCGAACAAACAGTACGTGAAAAACTACCTGAAGGCTTTCAGCGTAGTGAATTCTTAAAAGAAAAAGGCGCGATTGACATTATTGTAGATCGTCGCGAAATGCGCAGTACTTTAGCAAGAATGCTTGCTAAGTTTATGGGGCAAGATAGCCCAGCAGCATAA
- a CDS encoding aspartate-semialdehyde dehydrogenase, translating to MAQKFDVCVLGATGLVGKTIIEILEQRDFPINKLYPLASARSAGEFIEFNGESIEVLDADNFDWSLAQIGFFSAGGATSAKYAPIAGEAGCIVIDNTSEFRYDADIPLVVPEVNPQALAEYRNRNIIANPNCSTIQMMVALKPIYDAVGISRVNVCTYQSVSGGGKAAMDELAKQTADLLSGKPVESKNFSRQIAFNVIPQIDVFLENGYTKEEMKMVWETQKILGDDTVMVNPTAVRVPVFFGHGESLHIETNSPISAEEVKALLSEAPGIVVCHNDEDFPTQITDASGKDETFVGRIREDISHNNGINMWIVADNVRKGAATNSVQIAELLVKDHLSEY from the coding sequence ATGGCACAGAAATTTGATGTTTGCGTACTAGGTGCAACGGGATTAGTTGGTAAAACAATTATTGAAATATTAGAACAACGTGATTTTCCTATTAACAAGTTATATCCACTGGCCAGTGCTCGTTCGGCAGGTGAATTTATCGAGTTTAACGGTGAAAGCATTGAAGTTTTAGATGCTGATAATTTTGATTGGAGCCTTGCACAAATAGGTTTCTTTTCAGCAGGTGGAGCTACTTCAGCTAAATACGCACCAATTGCTGGTGAAGCGGGTTGTATTGTTATTGATAATACTTCTGAGTTTCGTTACGACGCCGATATTCCATTAGTGGTACCTGAAGTAAATCCTCAAGCACTTGCTGAATACCGCAATCGCAATATTATTGCTAACCCTAATTGTTCAACCATTCAAATGATGGTGGCTTTAAAGCCTATTTATGACGCCGTGGGTATTTCTCGTGTTAATGTTTGTACTTATCAGTCAGTTTCTGGCGGCGGTAAAGCAGCAATGGACGAGTTAGCGAAACAAACTGCCGATCTATTATCTGGCAAGCCTGTTGAGTCGAAAAATTTCTCTCGTCAAATCGCCTTTAATGTTATTCCACAAATTGATGTATTTCTTGAGAATGGTTACACCAAAGAAGAAATGAAAATGGTTTGGGAAACGCAAAAAATACTTGGCGATGATACAGTAATGGTTAACCCTACCGCTGTTCGCGTTCCGGTATTTTTTGGTCATGGCGAATCATTGCATATTGAAACTAACTCTCCTATTTCAGCTGAAGAAGTAAAAGCGTTATTGAGTGAAGCACCAGGGATAGTGGTTTGTCATAATGATGAAGACTTCCCAACGCAAATTACTGATGCTAGCGGCAAAGATGAAACGTTTGTTGGCCGAATTCGAGAAGATATTAGCCACAACAACGGTATTAATATGTGGATTGTTGCTGATAACGTTCGAAAGGGCGCAGCCACAAACAGCGTACAAATTGCTGAGTTATTAGTCAAAGATCACCTTAGCGAGTATTAA
- a CDS encoding SPOR domain-containing protein, producing MSTPFQNRLVGTIIVAAIAIIFLPDVLDGDKKTYQDNFEAIPDAPQVNLTQENTSFPEHKLANLPTEDFTDELALDDQSVIDSANALKEKDVTVTTLAKEAPFSSDKATLAAKNTIDKVVKKSPSKAVTEQAWVIQLGSFRHQNNVDELVSKLQKEGYTAFTKTIKTKSGKLTKVFIGPELIKSSLEEKLPALKKLTNVQGKVARFYPAK from the coding sequence TTGTCTACACCATTTCAAAATCGTTTAGTTGGTACTATTATCGTTGCGGCTATCGCTATTATATTTTTACCTGATGTACTTGATGGCGACAAAAAAACATACCAAGATAACTTTGAAGCGATTCCAGATGCTCCGCAAGTTAATTTAACTCAAGAAAATACCAGCTTTCCTGAGCACAAACTCGCTAATTTACCCACAGAAGATTTTACTGATGAGTTAGCGCTCGACGATCAAAGTGTTATAGATTCAGCGAATGCGCTTAAAGAAAAAGATGTTACGGTAACCACGCTAGCTAAAGAAGCACCTTTTTCTTCGGATAAAGCTACACTAGCAGCAAAAAATACGATTGATAAAGTGGTAAAAAAATCACCAAGTAAAGCCGTAACAGAGCAAGCATGGGTTATTCAATTAGGCAGTTTTCGTCACCAAAACAATGTTGATGAATTGGTCAGCAAGTTACAAAAAGAAGGCTACACCGCCTTTACTAAAACTATTAAGACTAAGTCAGGAAAGTTGACCAAAGTTTTTATTGGACCTGAATTAATAAAATCATCGCTAGAAGAAAAACTACCAGCATTGAAAAAGCTAACAAATGTACAAGGTAAAGTTGCTCGATTCTATCCCGCTAAATAA
- a CDS encoding FimV/HubP family polar landmark protein, which produces MQTFLRLCLWQVLIISISCFSLPAIAEDDGIRIRGPKSTDAFPYDRYGPITGKDTLWNIALKVRPDPRLSVYQVMQALYEHNPGSFKENNLNHMISGQYLKLPPIDVIRAINTDSAQQKSRNDDKAWQKKVAKVVKVAPKKIQLPEEASVNKKDLDAAKSEINVQLKAIDSTQQQRLATIQNDVLDSIDGLQSLLKENEALRQRLTSFNDQLDVMQSEVAKSKEIKIQMDDMISLQQELLTKAEAREQALLIEKQKAELEEGNLMSSSWFVALMATLPAILILSLLAFLFRRKANKESDDSLASDSKENNVDAEAKPTTQPVSENVDNELTLEDELSLDDELSLDDELSIDLSENDEDHDDLFSDDLDALDEDVIQLDDDLDDLSDLGELEDIALDSEEDTIALDDDLIEGEALEGGQLDQSDLDSLFAGLEDEVENEDEISLDSDETDQDELESLLAETSANAPQSNEDEELLTQPEDIDALLDAAGEPDELTEDSEVDISEVSEPYDIDALLDAVSEVQESASEEASLDISDPNDIDDLLDSINDQGDASNEDDTSTEDNLEVADPDDIDALLDSINDQGDTPTEDDTSTEDNPEVADPDDIDALLDSINDQGDASNEDDTSTEDNLEVADPDDIDALLDSINDQGDAPTEDNTSSEDNLEVADPDDIDALLDSINDQGDAPTEDDTSSEDNLEVADPDDIDALLDSINDKDETPTENKASTDDIDENDNSLDESNEVADPDDIDALLDSINDQGDAPTEDNTSSEDNLEVADPDDIDALLDSINDQGDAPTEDDTSSEDNLEVADPDDIDALLDSINDKDETPTENKASTDDIDENDNSLDESNEVADPDDIDALLDSINAQDETPTENKASTEEIDESDVSLDDASEITESEYTESENTELINNFTDEYVQSFIDTDLSDVSDENATESLDTDNADDVSNKAAEQEQRAEQVSKESETLENNDKSDSADNSEDISDDFDIDALIEEVNHSSEAESEDALEIGDDVLDTELSDSDLQSKESESELADQEAAAIDEETLAALSGDFDESTLTNLLNDEKDSNDMVELSPDFTDSNVLADLLADDETPAQANDRKSEASNVEEVKGIKELDNLDFDDLLANIEEESGQSSSDEFEYSEGFDIGDDFELDVSEDVTLEDNDSNKENKEEDFISVDSLLSDSLLDGKPTEPYEKMNIDVGLSEFPEFSGNITEEDVDDDDNGIAAKLDLAKVYLEIGDQDNAEVILLDVIKQGDAQQQFDAQQLLDNLKD; this is translated from the coding sequence ATGCAAACATTTTTACGCCTGTGCCTTTGGCAGGTACTTATTATTAGCATTAGCTGCTTTAGTCTTCCAGCAATTGCTGAAGATGACGGTATACGCATTCGTGGTCCAAAATCTACCGATGCTTTTCCTTACGACCGTTATGGCCCGATCACAGGCAAAGATACTTTATGGAATATTGCACTAAAAGTACGACCTGATCCGCGCTTGTCAGTTTACCAAGTCATGCAAGCCTTATATGAGCATAACCCTGGCTCTTTCAAAGAAAATAATCTAAATCACATGATTAGTGGCCAGTATTTAAAACTGCCACCTATAGACGTAATACGAGCAATTAATACTGATTCTGCGCAACAAAAGTCACGTAACGATGATAAGGCTTGGCAAAAGAAAGTTGCTAAGGTTGTTAAAGTTGCGCCTAAAAAAATACAATTACCAGAAGAAGCTTCGGTAAATAAAAAAGATTTAGATGCTGCAAAATCAGAGATAAATGTACAATTAAAAGCAATAGACAGCACACAACAACAGCGATTAGCCACGATTCAAAATGATGTTTTAGATTCTATTGATGGCCTTCAAAGTTTATTAAAAGAAAACGAAGCACTGCGTCAGCGACTCACAAGCTTTAATGACCAACTTGACGTTATGCAAAGCGAAGTTGCTAAAAGCAAAGAAATAAAAATTCAAATGGACGATATGATCTCACTTCAACAAGAGCTTTTAACAAAAGCTGAAGCCAGAGAACAAGCGTTATTAATTGAAAAACAAAAAGCTGAACTCGAAGAAGGCAATTTAATGTCGAGTTCATGGTTCGTTGCGTTAATGGCGACATTGCCGGCGATTTTAATTTTGTCATTATTAGCCTTTTTATTTCGACGAAAAGCCAATAAAGAAAGTGATGACAGCTTAGCGTCTGACAGTAAAGAAAATAACGTCGATGCTGAAGCTAAACCAACAACTCAACCCGTGTCAGAAAACGTCGATAACGAATTAACCCTAGAAGATGAATTAAGCCTTGATGATGAACTGTCACTCGACGATGAGCTATCAATAGACTTATCTGAAAATGATGAAGATCATGATGATTTATTTTCAGATGATTTAGATGCGCTTGATGAAGACGTAATTCAACTAGATGACGACTTAGATGACTTATCTGATTTAGGTGAACTTGAAGATATTGCTTTAGACAGTGAAGAGGACACTATTGCTTTAGATGATGACCTAATTGAAGGTGAAGCCTTAGAAGGCGGTCAACTGGATCAAAGTGACTTAGATTCTCTATTTGCAGGTTTAGAGGATGAAGTAGAAAACGAAGATGAAATTTCCCTTGATTCAGACGAAACTGATCAGGACGAATTAGAAAGTTTACTTGCTGAAACCTCTGCAAATGCACCCCAATCAAACGAAGATGAAGAGTTATTGACTCAGCCTGAGGATATTGATGCTTTACTTGATGCCGCAGGAGAGCCTGATGAGTTGACTGAAGACTCTGAGGTCGATATCAGCGAAGTGTCAGAACCTTATGATATTGATGCTCTGTTAGACGCGGTCAGTGAAGTACAGGAGAGCGCTAGTGAAGAAGCTTCATTAGATATTTCAGATCCTAATGACATTGATGATTTGCTTGATTCAATTAACGATCAAGGTGATGCATCTAATGAGGATGACACGTCAACTGAAGACAACCTTGAAGTAGCAGACCCTGATGATATTGATGCACTGCTAGATTCGATTAACGATCAAGGTGATACACCTACTGAGGATGACACGTCAACTGAAGACAACCCTGAAGTAGCAGACCCTGATGATATTGATGCACTGCTAGATTCGATTAACGATCAAGGTGATGCATCTAATGAGGATGACACGTCAACTGAAGACAACCTTGAAGTAGCAGACCCTGATGATATTGATGCACTGCTAGATTCGATAAATGATCAAGGTGATGCACCTACTGAGGATAACACGTCAAGTGAAGACAACCTTGAAGTAGCAGACCCTGATGATATTGATGCACTGCTAGACTCGATTAACGATCAAGGTGATGCACCTACTGAGGATGACACGTCAAGTGAAGACAACCTTGAAGTAGCAGACCCTGATGATATTGATGCACTGCTAGATTCGATTAACGACAAAGATGAAACTCCGACTGAGAATAAAGCTTCTACTGACGATATTGACGAGAATGACAATAGCCTTGATGAGTCAAACGAAGTAGCAGACCCTGATGATATTGATGCACTGCTAGATTCGATAAATGATCAAGGTGATGCACCTACTGAGGATAACACGTCAAGTGAAGACAACCTTGAAGTAGCAGACCCTGATGATATTGATGCACTGCTAGACTCGATTAACGATCAAGGTGATGCACCTACTGAGGATGACACGTCAAGTGAAGACAACCTTGAAGTAGCAGACCCTGATGATATTGATGCACTGCTAGATTCGATTAACGACAAAGATGAAACTCCGACTGAGAATAAAGCTTCTACTGACGATATTGACGAGAATGACAATAGCCTTGATGAGTCAAACGAAGTAGCAGACCCTGATGATATTGATGCACTATTAGATTCGATTAACGCTCAAGACGAAACTCCGACAGAAAATAAAGCTTCGACTGAGGAAATTGACGAGAGTGACGTTAGCCTTGATGATGCAAGTGAAATAACAGAGTCAGAGTATACTGAAAGTGAAAATACCGAGCTCATTAATAACTTTACGGATGAATACGTACAATCATTTATAGATACTGATCTGAGCGATGTATCCGATGAGAACGCCACCGAAAGTTTGGATACAGACAATGCTGATGATGTATCCAATAAGGCTGCTGAACAAGAGCAACGGGCTGAACAAGTAAGTAAAGAAAGCGAAACTCTTGAGAATAATGATAAAAGCGATAGTGCCGATAATAGCGAAGACATTTCAGATGATTTTGACATTGACGCTTTAATTGAAGAAGTCAATCATAGCTCAGAAGCCGAGAGTGAAGATGCATTAGAAATTGGTGATGATGTTCTTGATACCGAATTATCTGATAGTGATTTACAGTCTAAAGAATCTGAGAGCGAATTAGCAGATCAAGAAGCTGCGGCGATAGATGAAGAAACTTTAGCGGCATTATCCGGTGACTTTGACGAGTCAACATTAACTAACTTATTGAACGACGAAAAAGATAGTAATGATATGGTGGAGTTATCTCCGGACTTTACTGATAGTAATGTTTTAGCTGATTTACTTGCCGATGATGAGACCCCGGCACAAGCTAATGATAGAAAATCAGAAGCCAGTAATGTTGAGGAAGTTAAAGGCATTAAAGAATTAGATAACCTAGATTTTGATGACTTGTTAGCAAATATTGAAGAAGAAAGTGGCCAAAGCAGTAGCGATGAATTTGAATACAGCGAAGGTTTTGATATTGGCGATGACTTTGAATTAGATGTGTCAGAAGATGTTACCTTAGAAGATAACGATTCGAATAAGGAAAATAAAGAGGAAGATTTTATTTCTGTAGATTCTTTATTATCCGATAGTTTACTTGATGGCAAGCCTACAGAACCCTATGAAAAAATGAACATTGATGTAGGGTTAAGCGAATTTCCTGAGTTTTCTGGTAATATTACCGAAGAAGATGTTGATGACGATGATAATGGTATTGCCGCTAAATTAGACTTAGCGAAAGTTTACCTAGAAATTGGCGATCAAGATAATGCCGAAGTGATCTTACTTGATGTGATCAAGCAAGGTGATGCACAGCAGCAGTTTGATGCTCAACAATTATTAGATAATCTTAAAGATTAA
- the truA gene encoding tRNA pseudouridine(38-40) synthase TruA has product MRYALGIEYDGSNYYGWQRQKNVISVQESVEKALSKIANEPIEVVCAGRTDTGVNATNQVIHFETEKVRKDVAWTLGVNTNLPKDIAVSWVKEVNTDFHARFSATARRYRYIINNNRLRSAILSSGISFCHYPLNENLMHQAAQYLVGRHDFTSFRTVHCQSNSPTRTLHYCNVSRQGEFVIIDIKGNAFLHHMVRNIAGSLMKVGQELKPVSWLKEVLEAKNRCVAGITAPSAGLYFVDVDYPETFGIPKRSPGPLFLL; this is encoded by the coding sequence ATGCGTTACGCTTTAGGCATAGAATACGATGGTAGTAACTACTACGGTTGGCAAAGACAAAAGAATGTAATTAGCGTTCAAGAGTCGGTAGAAAAAGCTTTATCAAAAATTGCCAATGAACCCATTGAGGTGGTCTGCGCAGGCAGAACCGATACTGGGGTTAATGCGACCAATCAGGTCATTCATTTTGAAACAGAAAAGGTGCGTAAAGATGTTGCGTGGACATTAGGGGTTAACACTAACTTACCTAAAGACATTGCCGTATCTTGGGTGAAAGAAGTTAATACTGACTTTCATGCTCGCTTTAGCGCAACAGCTCGGCGCTACCGTTATATCATTAATAATAATCGTCTACGGTCGGCTATTTTAAGTTCTGGTATTAGTTTTTGCCATTACCCACTAAATGAAAATTTAATGCATCAAGCGGCACAATACTTAGTTGGACGTCATGACTTTACATCATTTAGAACCGTGCACTGTCAGTCAAATTCGCCCACTAGAACTTTGCACTATTGTAATGTTTCTCGCCAAGGTGAGTTCGTTATTATTGATATTAAAGGCAATGCATTTTTACACCATATGGTGAGAAATATTGCAGGTAGTTTAATGAAAGTCGGTCAGGAACTAAAACCTGTTAGTTGGCTCAAAGAAGTACTTGAGGCTAAAAACCGTTGTGTTGCGGGTATTACGGCTCCTTCTGCGGGACTCTATTTTGTTGATGTGGATTACCCAGAAACGTTCGGTATTCCAAAGCGTAGCCCAGGACCATTATTTCTACTATAA
- the folC gene encoding bifunctional tetrahydrofolate synthase/dihydrofolate synthase yields the protein MSKMIKGHSARNNLTEWLSYLESIHSVEIELGLTRINAVAKKLNIAFPSSTVITVAGTNGKGTTCAFLENAFLAQNLTCSVYSSPHIERFNERLRLNKVEVNDDDLVNAFETIERTREDISLTYYEYTTLAALLILTAQQPDVIILEVGLGGRLDATNIVDADVAVITTIDLDHQAYLGNTREAIGFEKAGIMRSNKIAVIGDTNPPNSMIEHAKCIGAKSYFRDKNFMIEQSNNNDWQWQSDRHKFSGLSDCKIPQDNVCTAIMVLSVLSDKLALTLDSTFINTVIDETIVAGRMEKFSDGCDVILDVGHNPQAARYLASQLQQLNYPKVHAVLGMLADKDTTNTVAPLLPLVSHWYIGTLDAPRGRAAKSILESTQIDTTKVNCFDNVSQAFKMAKHNAKATDLILVFGSFFTVAEIRRLLV from the coding sequence ATGTCAAAAATGATTAAAGGCCATTCAGCGAGAAACAATCTCACTGAATGGCTTTCTTATTTAGAGAGTATTCATTCAGTTGAAATAGAGCTTGGCTTAACTCGCATTAATGCTGTTGCCAAAAAGCTTAATATTGCATTTCCTTCGTCTACTGTTATCACGGTTGCTGGCACTAATGGTAAAGGCACAACCTGTGCATTTTTAGAGAATGCTTTTTTAGCTCAAAATTTAACGTGCTCGGTATATTCATCTCCACATATTGAACGCTTTAATGAGCGTTTGCGCCTCAATAAAGTTGAAGTAAATGATGATGACTTGGTTAATGCCTTTGAAACTATCGAGCGAACTCGCGAAGACATATCCTTAACTTATTATGAATATACAACATTAGCGGCTTTGTTAATTTTAACCGCACAGCAGCCCGATGTTATTATTCTTGAGGTTGGTTTAGGCGGGCGTTTGGATGCTACCAATATCGTTGATGCAGATGTTGCTGTGATTACGACTATTGATCTCGATCATCAAGCTTATTTGGGCAATACTCGCGAAGCCATTGGTTTTGAGAAAGCTGGGATAATGCGCTCCAACAAAATTGCAGTCATTGGTGATACCAACCCACCAAACTCAATGATAGAACATGCAAAATGCATTGGCGCTAAATCATACTTTCGCGACAAAAACTTTATGATTGAACAATCTAATAACAATGATTGGCAGTGGCAAAGTGATAGGCATAAGTTTTCAGGGCTTTCTGATTGTAAAATACCACAAGACAATGTTTGCACAGCAATAATGGTGCTTAGTGTATTATCTGATAAGCTTGCGTTAACGCTAGACAGCACATTTATAAATACAGTGATTGATGAAACTATTGTTGCTGGCAGAATGGAGAAGTTTAGTGATGGTTGCGATGTTATTTTAGATGTTGGGCATAACCCACAAGCTGCAAGATACCTAGCCTCACAATTACAACAATTGAATTATCCCAAGGTACATGCTGTTTTAGGAATGCTTGCTGATAAAGATACAACAAATACTGTCGCGCCACTTTTACCTTTAGTTTCGCATTGGTATATTGGTACGCTTGACGCTCCAAGGGGGCGTGCAGCAAAAAGTATCTTAGAATCTACACAAATAGACACGACAAAGGTGAATTGCTTTGACAATGTCTCTCAGGCATTTAAAATGGCAAAACATAATGCAAAAGCAACTGATCTTATTCTGGTTTTTGGATCTTTCTTTACGGTTGCTGAAATAAGACGTTTGTTAGTTTAA
- a CDS encoding CvpA family protein, giving the protein MVWIDYAILAVIGISALISLVRGFVKEAVSLIVWISAFFVASTFYLNLSTLLTNISDQLLRNAASIAILFISTLILGALVNYVIGQLVSKTGLSGTDRVLGIVFGALRGVLIIAAVLFFMDAFTPASSATWWQNSQLVPEFTLIVEWFFEYLKQSSSFLA; this is encoded by the coding sequence ATGGTTTGGATAGATTATGCCATTTTGGCTGTTATTGGCATTTCAGCTTTAATAAGTTTAGTGCGTGGCTTTGTCAAAGAAGCTGTGTCTTTAATTGTCTGGATCAGTGCTTTCTTTGTCGCAAGTACCTTCTATCTTAATTTGTCGACTCTACTTACCAATATTTCCGACCAACTGCTGCGTAATGCTGCCTCGATTGCTATTTTATTTATCTCCACGCTAATCTTAGGCGCATTGGTTAATTACGTTATTGGACAACTGGTTAGTAAAACTGGTTTGTCTGGCACAGACAGAGTATTAGGTATCGTTTTTGGTGCGCTAAGAGGCGTACTGATTATTGCCGCAGTTTTATTTTTTATGGACGCATTTACACCTGCGTCCTCTGCAACTTGGTGGCAAAACTCTCAATTGGTTCCAGAATTTACATTAATAGTTGAATGGTTTTTTGAATATCTCAAACAATCGTCAAGTTTTTTAGCTTAG
- a CDS encoding 4-phosphoerythronate dehydrogenase encodes MNIFYDENMPFAAEFFSDLGDLTAFSGRTLTSADVRDADVLLVRSITKVNEHLLQQNKALSFVGTATIGVDHIDQQYLNNRNVKFHSAPGCNAISVAEYVLSALVVLAERYLFSLSTLTVGIVGAGNTGSRLSEKLSALNIKHVLCDPLLAENSADMRDFVSLEEALHCDVVSLHVPLTRKGENPTYHLLDAARLAKLKDHQILINACRGEIVDNNALLKMKQQGHPLKLVLDVWENEPTILLALISHCEITTAHIAGYSLEGKARGTEILYRALCQQLDILPSKQLADFLPVPAISAIEIKQDFDEILLNQLVKMVYDVRRDDAIFRQQINIQGFDYIRKTYPTRREFSAIKVTLNNALSSDAPHQLGFNK; translated from the coding sequence ATGAATATTTTTTATGACGAAAACATGCCGTTTGCGGCAGAGTTTTTTTCAGATTTAGGTGATTTAACGGCGTTTTCTGGCCGCACTTTGACATCAGCAGATGTTCGTGATGCTGACGTGCTGTTAGTGCGCTCAATTACGAAAGTAAATGAGCACTTGTTACAGCAAAATAAAGCGTTAAGTTTTGTTGGCACTGCGACCATTGGCGTTGATCATATTGATCAACAATACCTGAACAATAGAAACGTAAAGTTTCATTCTGCTCCTGGTTGTAATGCTATCTCTGTCGCTGAATACGTGCTTAGCGCTTTAGTGGTATTAGCAGAGCGGTATTTATTCTCTTTATCAACATTAACCGTGGGTATTGTCGGAGCAGGTAATACGGGTTCAAGATTAAGCGAAAAATTAAGTGCGTTAAATATTAAGCATGTTTTATGTGACCCATTATTAGCTGAAAATTCAGCTGATATGCGAGACTTTGTTTCGCTTGAGGAGGCACTACACTGTGATGTGGTTTCGTTGCATGTTCCTCTCACGAGAAAGGGCGAAAACCCAACGTACCATTTATTAGATGCCGCAAGACTAGCGAAACTTAAAGACCACCAAATATTGATTAATGCTTGTCGTGGAGAAATTGTCGACAATAATGCTTTATTGAAAATGAAGCAGCAGGGCCACCCTTTAAAGTTAGTTTTAGATGTGTGGGAAAATGAGCCGACTATATTATTAGCGTTAATCTCGCATTGTGAAATTACTACGGCACACATTGCTGGTTATAGCTTAGAAGGAAAAGCTCGTGGCACAGAAATTCTGTATCGGGCATTATGCCAACAGTTAGATATTTTACCAAGTAAGCAACTCGCTGACTTTTTACCGGTACCGGCAATTAGTGCGATTGAAATTAAACAAGACTTTGATGAAATACTGCTAAACCAACTTGTCAAAATGGTTTACGATGTCAGACGTGACGATGCAATTTTTCGTCAACAAATTAATATTCAAGGATTTGACTATATTCGCAAAACATACCCGACTCGCCGGGAATTTTCGGCAATAAAGGTAACCTTGAATAACGCGTTGAGCTCAGATGCGCCACATCAGCTTGGCTTTAATAAATAA
- a CDS encoding 5-carboxymethyl-2-hydroxymuconate isomerase: protein MPHCIIEYSATITESLPVEQLMHAVYKGANQSELFASSDIKVRACAFDSFYLPGAEQVFVHVNLKILSGRDLSQRKSLSESVSNQLERLGIDNAVITVEVTKIEKESYVKKITSTV from the coding sequence ATGCCCCATTGTATAATTGAATATTCCGCAACGATTACTGAAAGTTTACCTGTAGAACAGCTAATGCATGCTGTTTATAAAGGTGCCAACCAAAGCGAACTTTTCGCCTCAAGTGATATAAAAGTGCGTGCATGCGCATTTGACAGTTTTTACTTGCCCGGCGCTGAACAGGTGTTTGTGCATGTAAATTTAAAAATATTATCAGGGCGCGATTTGTCACAACGTAAAAGTTTAAGTGAGAGTGTTAGTAATCAACTTGAGCGCTTGGGTATCGATAACGCGGTAATTACTGTCGAAGTAACAAAAATCGAAAAAGAAAGCTATGTTAAGAAGATAACATCAACGGTATAG